The following proteins are co-located in the Streptomyces sp. NBC_01198 genome:
- a CDS encoding alpha-ketoacid dehydrogenase subunit beta has product MTTATTAADRAPAPARKPATMAQALNQALRDALTADPAVHVMGEDVGTLGGVFRITDGLTRDFGEDRCTDTPLAEAGILGAAVGMAMYGLRPVVEMQFDAFAYPAFEQLVSHVARMRNRTRGALPLPITVRIPYGGGIGGVEHHSDSSEAYYLHTPGLHVVTPATVQDAYGLLRASIASDDPVIFLEPKRLYWSKADWSAQQPSAVPPIGRAVVRRPGRTATLITYGPSLPVCLEAAEAAKEEGWDLGVVDLRSLVPFDEETVAAAVRGTGRAVVVHESSGFGGAGAEIAARITERCFHQLEAPVLRVAGFDIPYPPPMLEWHHLPGVDRILDAVGRLQWED; this is encoded by the coding sequence ATGACCACCGCCACCACCGCTGCGGACCGCGCCCCCGCACCCGCACGCAAACCCGCGACCATGGCGCAGGCGCTCAACCAGGCGCTGCGCGACGCCCTCACCGCCGACCCCGCGGTGCACGTGATGGGCGAGGACGTCGGCACCCTCGGGGGGGTCTTCCGGATCACCGACGGGCTCACCAGGGACTTCGGCGAGGACCGCTGCACCGACACCCCGCTGGCCGAGGCGGGCATCCTCGGCGCCGCCGTAGGCATGGCGATGTACGGGCTGCGGCCGGTCGTGGAGATGCAGTTCGACGCCTTCGCCTACCCGGCCTTCGAGCAGCTGGTCAGCCATGTCGCGCGGATGCGGAACCGCACCAGGGGGGCGCTGCCGCTGCCCATCACCGTGCGGATCCCGTACGGCGGCGGCATCGGCGGCGTCGAGCACCACAGCGACTCCTCCGAGGCGTACTACCTGCACACCCCCGGCCTGCACGTGGTCACCCCGGCGACCGTCCAGGACGCCTACGGGCTGCTGCGGGCCTCCATCGCCTCCGACGACCCGGTGATCTTCCTCGAACCGAAACGGCTGTACTGGTCGAAGGCCGACTGGTCGGCGCAGCAGCCGTCCGCCGTGCCGCCGATCGGCCGGGCCGTGGTGCGCCGGCCGGGGCGCACGGCGACGCTGATCACCTACGGCCCCTCGCTGCCGGTCTGCCTGGAGGCGGCGGAGGCGGCCAAGGAGGAGGGCTGGGATCTGGGCGTGGTCGACCTGCGCAGCCTGGTGCCCTTCGACGAGGAGACGGTCGCCGCGGCCGTGCGCGGCACCGGGCGCGCGGTTGTCGTCCACGAGTCGTCGGGCTTCGGCGGCGCGGGCGCGGAGATAGCGGCGCGCATCACCGAACGCTGCTTCCACCAGCTGGAGGCGCCGGTGCTGCGGGTGGCGGGCTTCGACATCCCCTACCCGCCGCCGATGCTCGAATGGCACCACCTGCCGGGCGTGGACCGCATCCTCGACGCCGTCGGCCGACTGCAGTGGGAGGACTGA
- the pdhA gene encoding pyruvate dehydrogenase (acetyl-transferring) E1 component subunit alpha, which translates to MTVLDTPAWRPRADAAPLLPDPEPYRLLGTPAAAELDPALLSRLYGQLVRGRRYNRQATALTKQGRLAVYPSSTGQEACEVAAALALRPRDWLFPSYRDTLAVVARGVDPVEALTLLRGDWHTGYDVREQRVAPLSTPLATQLPHAVGLAHAARLSGDDVAALAMVGDGGTSEGDFHEALNFAAVWQAPVVFLVQNNGFAISVPLSKQTAAPTLAHKAVGYGMPGRLVDGNDVAAVHQVLTEALERARGGGGPTLVEAVTYRIDAHTNADDATRYREEAEVAAWRAHDPVELLERELTARGLLDDAGRRRAADEAEAMAADLRERMNEEPRLDPMELFAHVYAEPTPQLRQQAAQLRAELEAERQS; encoded by the coding sequence ATGACCGTGCTGGACACCCCTGCCTGGCGTCCTCGCGCCGACGCCGCGCCGCTGCTGCCCGACCCGGAGCCGTACCGGCTGCTCGGTACCCCCGCGGCCGCCGAGCTGGACCCCGCGCTGCTCAGCAGGCTGTACGGGCAGCTCGTCCGCGGCCGCCGCTACAACCGGCAGGCGACCGCACTGACCAAGCAGGGCCGGCTGGCGGTCTACCCGTCGAGCACCGGCCAGGAGGCATGCGAGGTCGCCGCCGCCCTCGCGCTGCGCCCGCGCGACTGGCTCTTCCCCAGCTACCGCGACACCCTCGCCGTCGTCGCCCGCGGGGTCGACCCCGTCGAGGCGCTGACGCTGCTGCGCGGCGACTGGCACACCGGTTACGACGTCCGCGAGCAGCGGGTGGCACCGCTGAGCACCCCGCTGGCCACCCAACTGCCGCACGCGGTCGGCCTCGCGCACGCGGCGCGGCTCAGCGGTGACGACGTGGCCGCGCTGGCCATGGTCGGCGACGGCGGGACCAGCGAGGGCGACTTCCACGAGGCGCTGAACTTCGCGGCGGTCTGGCAGGCCCCGGTGGTCTTCCTGGTGCAGAACAACGGCTTCGCCATCTCCGTGCCCCTTTCCAAGCAGACCGCCGCCCCCACCCTCGCGCACAAGGCGGTCGGTTACGGGATGCCCGGACGTCTGGTCGACGGCAACGACGTGGCGGCCGTCCACCAGGTGCTCACCGAGGCCCTGGAGCGGGCACGCGGCGGCGGCGGCCCCACCCTGGTCGAGGCCGTCACCTACCGGATCGACGCGCACACCAACGCCGACGACGCCACCCGCTACCGCGAGGAGGCCGAGGTCGCCGCCTGGCGCGCGCACGACCCCGTCGAGCTGCTGGAAAGAGAGCTGACAGCCCGCGGACTGCTCGACGACGCCGGCCGCCGGCGCGCGGCCGACGAGGCCGAGGCGATGGCCGCCGACCTGCGCGAGCGGATGAACGAGGAGCCGCGGCTCGACCCGATGGAGCTGTTCGCCCACGTCTACGCCGAGCCCACACCGCAGTTGCGCCAGCAGGCGGCGCAGCTGCGGGCCGAACTGGAAGCGGAGCGGCAGTCATGA
- a CDS encoding Lrp/AsnC family transcriptional regulator has translation MAREQMADEEPTVRPLDPIDRTILRLLQEDGRASIRSVAERVHVSRANAYARINRLIEDGVIRGFTARVDHERAGHGASAYITLKIVQNSWRTVREKLVTLPGVVHIALVSGDFDVLLLVHTVDNRSLRELVLTRLQSIEEVLSSRTLLVFEETDPVITD, from the coding sequence ATGGCGAGAGAACAGATGGCCGACGAGGAGCCCACGGTCCGACCTCTGGACCCGATAGACCGCACGATCCTGCGGCTGCTGCAGGAGGACGGCCGGGCCTCGATACGCTCGGTGGCCGAGCGGGTGCACGTGTCCAGGGCGAACGCCTACGCGCGGATCAACCGGCTGATCGAGGACGGAGTGATCCGGGGTTTCACCGCCCGGGTGGACCACGAGCGCGCCGGGCACGGCGCCTCGGCGTACATCACCCTCAAGATCGTCCAGAACTCCTGGCGGACCGTGCGGGAGAAGCTGGTCACCCTCCCGGGCGTCGTCCACATCGCACTGGTGAGCGGTGATTTCGACGTCCTGCTCCTGGTGCACACCGTCGACAACCGCAGCCTGCGCGAACTGGTCCTCACCCGGCTGCAGTCCATCGAGGAGGTGCTGAGCAGCCGGACCCTGCTGGTCTTCGAGGAGACCGACCCGGTGATCACGGACTGA
- a CDS encoding TetR/AcrR family transcriptional regulator gives MTMPKRDTYTPDSLLAVAVEVFNERGYDGTSMEDLSRAAGISKSSIYHHVRGKEELLNRAVGRALDGLFGILDQPAAGDGPAVRRLEYVIRRTAVVLMDELPYVTLLLRVRGNTTTERWAMERRREFDQRVAELLKAAVAEGDLRVDVEVRLATRLLFGMINSIVEWYRPAVKGALDREQVADAVVRLAFDGLRA, from the coding sequence ATGACCATGCCGAAGCGCGACACCTATACGCCGGACTCGCTGCTCGCCGTGGCTGTCGAGGTCTTCAACGAGCGCGGCTACGACGGCACCTCGATGGAGGACCTCTCGCGCGCAGCGGGCATCTCGAAGTCCTCGATCTACCACCATGTGCGGGGCAAGGAGGAACTGCTCAACCGGGCGGTCGGCCGGGCTCTGGACGGTCTCTTCGGCATCCTCGACCAGCCGGCGGCCGGGGACGGGCCCGCCGTACGGCGGCTCGAGTACGTGATCCGGCGCACCGCGGTCGTCCTCATGGACGAGCTCCCCTACGTCACGCTGCTGCTGCGGGTCCGGGGGAACACCACGACCGAGCGGTGGGCGATGGAGCGCAGGCGGGAGTTCGACCAGCGCGTCGCCGAGCTGCTGAAGGCGGCGGTGGCGGAGGGCGACCTGCGGGTGGACGTCGAGGTGCGGCTCGCCACCCGGCTGCTCTTCGGGATGATCAACTCGATAGTCGAGTGGTACCGCCCCGCCGTGAAAGGGGCGCTCGACCGCGAGCAGGTCGCCGACGCGGTGGTGCGGCTGGCCTTCGACGGCCTGCGCGCGTAG
- a CDS encoding 3-hydroxyacyl-CoA dehydrogenase — protein MSALDRNSTVAVVGVGTMGQGIAQVALLAGHRVLLYDAVPARAQVAADGVAARLDRLVAKGRLGAEDVKEALARLVPAESSADLAGARLLVEAVVEDLSVKQALFAELEAVVGDDCLLATNTSSLPVTAVAGALRLPGRMVGLHFFNPAPLLPLVEVVAGAATDPAAVTTACDTATAWGKTPVRCADTPGFVVNRVARPFYAEALRVYEERAADPATIDAVLRECGGFAMGPFELMDLIGQDVNEAVTRSVWEAFFHDPKFTPSLAQRRLVESGRLGRKTGRGWYPHPRQTGGAGGGGGTGGGPGPEVRPQTAGPAAAPASLVVRGDLGPARALAGLARESGIEVREEPAAGPGVIVLPGGVPLRLADGHPMPAPGIRFDLALDYRTATRIAVAPGDGVEAGDVDRAVGLFQALGKEVSVIADVPGLIVARTVAMLADLATNAVARQVASAGDVDTAMRLGVSYPLGPLEWCELISAAYVRDLLEALHRDSPTGRYAPCRELRRRADAAGGVISS, from the coding sequence GTGAGCGCACTTGACCGCAACAGCACCGTGGCCGTCGTCGGCGTCGGGACCATGGGCCAGGGAATCGCGCAGGTTGCGCTGCTCGCCGGCCACCGGGTCCTGCTGTACGACGCCGTCCCCGCCCGTGCGCAGGTGGCCGCCGACGGGGTGGCGGCCCGGCTCGACCGGCTGGTCGCCAAGGGCAGGCTCGGCGCCGAGGACGTCAAGGAGGCGCTGGCCCGGCTCGTCCCCGCGGAGAGCAGCGCCGACCTGGCGGGCGCCAGGCTGTTGGTGGAGGCGGTGGTCGAGGACCTGTCCGTCAAGCAGGCGCTCTTCGCCGAACTGGAGGCGGTCGTCGGCGACGACTGCCTGCTGGCGACCAACACCTCCTCGCTGCCGGTGACCGCGGTCGCCGGCGCGCTGCGGCTGCCGGGACGGATGGTCGGGCTGCACTTCTTCAACCCCGCCCCGCTGCTGCCCCTCGTCGAGGTGGTCGCCGGGGCGGCCACCGACCCCGCCGCCGTCACCACCGCCTGCGACACCGCCACCGCCTGGGGCAAGACGCCGGTGCGCTGCGCCGACACCCCCGGCTTCGTGGTGAACCGCGTCGCCCGCCCCTTCTACGCCGAAGCCCTGCGGGTCTACGAGGAGCGGGCCGCCGACCCCGCGACCATCGACGCGGTGCTGCGCGAATGCGGCGGCTTCGCGATGGGTCCCTTCGAGCTGATGGACCTGATCGGCCAGGACGTCAACGAGGCCGTCACCCGGTCGGTCTGGGAGGCCTTCTTCCACGACCCGAAGTTCACCCCGTCGCTGGCCCAGCGCCGCCTGGTCGAGTCCGGGCGGCTCGGCCGCAAGACCGGCCGCGGCTGGTATCCCCACCCGCGGCAGACCGGCGGTGCGGGCGGCGGGGGAGGGACCGGCGGCGGACCCGGGCCGGAAGTCCGGCCGCAGACCGCCGGTCCTGCCGCCGCGCCGGCGTCCCTCGTGGTGCGCGGCGATCTCGGTCCCGCACGGGCGCTGGCCGGGCTGGCCAGGGAGTCCGGGATCGAGGTCCGCGAGGAGCCGGCGGCGGGCCCGGGCGTGATCGTGCTGCCCGGCGGTGTGCCGCTGCGGCTGGCCGACGGCCACCCCATGCCCGCCCCCGGGATCCGCTTCGACCTGGCCCTGGACTACCGCACCGCCACCAGGATCGCCGTCGCGCCCGGCGACGGGGTGGAGGCCGGCGACGTGGACCGGGCGGTGGGGCTGTTCCAGGCGCTGGGCAAGGAGGTCAGCGTCATCGCGGACGTGCCCGGCCTGATCGTGGCGCGGACGGTCGCGATGCTGGCCGATCTCGCCACCAACGCGGTCGCCCGGCAGGTCGCCTCGGCCGGGGACGTCGACACCGCGATGCGCCTGGGCGTCAGCTATCCGCTCGGCCCGCTGGAATGGTGCGAGCTGATCTCCGCGGCCTATGTGCGGGACCTGCTGGAGGCGCTGCACCGCGACTCCCCCACCGGGCGCTACGCCCCCTGCCGGGAACTGAGGCGGCGTGCGGACGCGGCCGGGGGTGTGATCTCCTCATGA
- the paaN gene encoding phenylacetic acid degradation protein PaaN: MSADLSTQSLADRHRDTLDKALETIRTRAYWSPYPEQPKAYPDAEEGRTAFEALLGHRFAFASAQPGTDEWTGGEQSPYGIELGVQYPHPDPDVLLPAMRAAMPEWRDAGPEARAMVCLEILARINARTHEFAHAVMHTSGQAFTMAFQAGGPHAQDRGLEAVAYAYAEQRRTPAAAEWVKPQGKRDPLSLRKSFTAVPRGIGLVIGCNTFPTWNGYPGLFASLATGNAVLVKPHPRAVLPLAMTVEVARQVLAEAGFSPDLVCLAVDRPGEGLARTLALRPEVRIIDYTGSTAFGDWLETNARQAQVFTEKAGVNTVVVDSTDDYRGMLGNLAFSLSLYSGQMCTTPQNLLIPRTGIGTESGPRTYDEVVADLAAAVEKLLGDDARANALLGALVNPDVRARLEAAPGMGEVALASRAVAHPDFPDAVVRTPVLVRLDTAKPDSEAAFMAECFGPVAFAVAVDSADAAVELLRRTIRDHGAMTVGAYTTSPEVERQLEQVCQEECAQLSLNLTGGVYVNQTAAFSDFHGSGGNPAANAALCDAAFVASRFRTVEVRRQA, translated from the coding sequence TTGTCCGCCGATCTCTCCACCCAGTCCCTGGCCGACCGCCATCGCGACACCCTCGACAAGGCGCTGGAGACCATAAGGACCCGCGCCTACTGGTCGCCCTACCCCGAGCAGCCGAAGGCCTATCCGGATGCCGAGGAGGGCAGGACCGCCTTCGAGGCGCTGCTCGGGCACCGCTTCGCCTTCGCGTCCGCGCAGCCGGGGACGGACGAGTGGACCGGCGGCGAGCAGTCGCCGTACGGCATCGAGCTGGGCGTGCAGTATCCGCACCCCGATCCCGACGTACTGCTGCCCGCGATGCGTGCGGCGATGCCCGAATGGCGGGACGCCGGACCCGAGGCCCGGGCGATGGTGTGCCTGGAGATCCTGGCCCGGATCAACGCGCGGACGCACGAGTTCGCGCACGCGGTGATGCACACCTCGGGCCAGGCCTTCACGATGGCCTTCCAGGCGGGCGGCCCGCACGCGCAGGACCGCGGCCTGGAAGCGGTGGCGTATGCGTATGCCGAGCAGCGGCGCACCCCCGCCGCCGCCGAGTGGGTGAAGCCGCAGGGCAAGCGGGACCCGCTCAGCCTGCGCAAGTCCTTCACCGCGGTGCCGCGCGGCATCGGCCTGGTGATCGGCTGCAACACCTTCCCGACGTGGAACGGCTACCCGGGCCTGTTCGCCTCCCTGGCGACGGGCAACGCGGTGCTGGTCAAGCCGCACCCACGGGCCGTGCTGCCGCTGGCGATGACCGTCGAGGTGGCCCGGCAGGTGCTGGCCGAGGCGGGCTTCTCCCCCGACCTGGTGTGCCTCGCCGTCGACCGGCCGGGCGAGGGACTGGCCAGGACGCTGGCGCTGCGGCCCGAGGTCCGCATCATCGACTACACCGGATCCACCGCCTTCGGCGACTGGCTGGAGACCAACGCCCGCCAGGCGCAGGTCTTCACCGAGAAGGCCGGGGTCAACACCGTGGTGGTCGACTCCACCGACGACTACCGCGGCATGCTCGGCAATCTGGCCTTCTCCCTGTCGCTGTACAGCGGCCAGATGTGCACCACCCCGCAGAATCTGCTGATCCCGCGGACCGGCATCGGCACCGAGTCGGGACCGCGGACGTACGACGAGGTGGTCGCCGACCTCGCGGCCGCGGTGGAGAAGCTGCTCGGCGACGACGCCCGGGCCAACGCGCTGCTGGGCGCGCTGGTCAATCCGGACGTCAGGGCGCGGCTGGAGGCCGCCCCCGGCATGGGTGAGGTCGCGCTGGCCTCCCGTGCGGTGGCCCACCCCGACTTCCCCGACGCGGTCGTCCGCACCCCGGTCCTGGTCAGGCTGGACACCGCCAAGCCGGACTCGGAGGCGGCGTTCATGGCCGAGTGCTTCGGGCCGGTCGCCTTCGCGGTGGCCGTGGACTCCGCCGACGCGGCGGTCGAGCTGCTGCGCCGCACGATCCGCGACCACGGCGCCATGACGGTGGGCGCCTACACGACCTCGCCCGAGGTGGAGCGGCAGCTGGAGCAGGTCTGCCAGGAGGAGTGCGCCCAGCTCTCGCTCAACCTGACCGGCGGGGTGTACGTCAACCAGACCGCCGCCTTCTCCGACTTCCACGGCTCCGGCGGCAACCCCGCCGCCAACGCGGCGCTGTGCGACGCGGCCTTCGTCGCAAGCCGGTTCCGGACGGTGGAGGTGCGCAGGCAGGCCTGA